One window of Triplophysa rosa linkage group LG8, Trosa_1v2, whole genome shotgun sequence genomic DNA carries:
- the zgc:101716 gene encoding uncharacterized protein C8orf76 homolog → MEIFGSTFDDSVFEESRNRVAAVLPTYEPKLCEPEWFCQDGHIEDALEEQKTLKFRGDLAYRRKQYQVALDEYMSCLTLLPAGNTSVKRDVLEGIARCCCHLGRKEDALSACEKLRLEISNTCHLTCVLQLEWSIHEHHRDLTNSISSLQQLCCLHPYHSGYWLNLAMSYQRLLESERCLEKQCEDQMQTNNILNLKTIMCFIRTRLLIEILRIQQFSFVLENSQKVLQEVEEALQVLHPNEKMLQTVSEVMSEDLNPEKMREENQDGESLSGLYIKDFDDRWWTKFYTKLQKTTTLSMHTIPVDR, encoded by the exons ATGGAGATCTTCGGCAGCACGTTTGATGATTCTGTGTTTGAAGAATCGCGGAACAGAGTCGCAGCAGTTCTGCCCACATACGAGCCTAAACTCTGCGAACCTGAG TGGTTTTGTCAAGATGGACATATCGAAGATGCATTAGAGGAGCAAAAAACCCTTAAGTTCAGAGGAGACTTGGCCTACAGGAGGAAACAGTATCAG GTGGCTCTGGATGAATACATGTCCTGCCTCACTCTGCTACCTGCTGGAAACACGTCAGTGAAGCGAGATGTTTTGGAAGGGATTGCTCGATGTTGCTGTCATCTGGGACGAAAAGAAGACGCTCTTAGCGCCTGCGAGAAACTG AGGTTAGAGATTTCCAACACCTGCCACCTCACCTGCGTGCTACAGCTGGAGTGGAGTATTCATGAACACCATCGAGATCTGACAAACAGCATCTCCAGCCtgcagcagctgtgctgtcttcATCCCTATCATTCCGGGTACTGGCTGAATCTAGCCATGAGTTATCAAAGACTTCTGGAGTCTGAACGCTGCCTGGAGAAACAATGTGAAGATCAGATGCagacaaataacattttaaacctgaaGACCATCATGTGTTTTATTAGAACAAG GTTGTTAATTGAAATCCTGAGGATTCAGCAGTTCTCATTCGTGCTGGAGAACAGCCAGAAGGTTTTACAAGAGGTTGAGGAAGCTCTACAGGTTCTGCATCCAAACGAGAAAATGCTCCAAACAGTGTCTGAG GTGATGTCAGAGGACCTCAATCCAGAGAAGATGAGGGAGGAAAACCAAGATGGAGAAAGTTTATCAGGTCTTTATATTAAAGACTTTGATGACAGATGGTGGACCAAATTTTACACAAAATTGCAGAAGACAACAACTCTATCCATGCACACAATACCGGTGGACAGATGA
- the dcaf13 gene encoding DDB1- and CUL4-associated factor 13, giving the protein MKVKVLCRNPDDYVRETTRDIQRVPRNYDPTLHPFEVPREYTRALNATKLERVFAKPFVASLDGHRDGISCIAKHAKSLSTVLSGACDGEVKVWNLPRRECVRTIQAHEGFVRGICSRFCGTSFFTVGDDKTIKQWNMEPPGCGVQEEPINTILGKAVVTGIDHHQREATFATCGQTVDIYDEQRSSPIRSFSWGVDSFSCVRYNPVETELLASCASDRSVVLYDMRESTPLRKVVMKLRSNTLCWNPMEAYYFTCSNEDYNLYTYDMRHLKCPVTVHMDHVSAVLDVDYSPTGREFVSASFDKTIRIFPKDKGHSREVYHTKRMQHVICVRWSADNKYVLSGSDEMNIRLWKANASEKLGVLSSREKIAANYNKKLIEKFQHHPQVKRIARHRHLPRDVLKQKKQQREMKEAKRRKEQNVRKHSKPGSVPLVPEKEKHVVAVLE; this is encoded by the exons ATGAAGGTTAAAGTACTTTGCAGAAACCCGGACGATTACGTTCGAGAGACAACCAGAGATATACAGCGAG TGCCCAGGAACTATGACCCCACACTGCACCCTTTTGAGGTGCCCAGGGAGTACACCAGAGCCCTAAATGCCACTAAACTCGAGAGGGTGTTTGCCAAACCCTTTGTGGCTTCATTGGATGGACACAGAGATGGCATCAGCTGCATTGCTAAACACGCCAAAAGCCTTTCAACAGTCTTATCTGGAGCCTGTGATGGAGAG GTGAAAGTGTGGAACCTCCCGAGGCGGGAGTGTGTGAGGACCATCCAGGCTCACGAAGGATTTGTACGAGGAATCTGCTCCCGCTTTTGTGGCACTTCCTTTTTCACG GTGGGAGATGACAAGACCATCAAACAATGGAACATGGAGCCACCAGGATGCGGCGTGCAGGAGGAACCTATTAACACAATTCTGGGAAAG GCTGTGGTCACAGGTATTGACCATCACCAGAGGGAGGCGACGTTTGCCACCTGTGGCCAGACGGTGGATATTTATGATGAGCAGAGAAGCAGCCCCATCCGGTCCTTCAGCTGGGGTGTGGACAGCTTTAGCTGCGTCCGATACAACCCAGTGGAG ACAGAACTTCTCGCCAGCTGTGCATCAGACAGAAGTGTCGTCTTGTATGACATGAGAGAATCAACACCGCTCAGAAAG GTCGTCATGAAATTGAGAAGCAACACGCTTTGCTGGAACCCAATGGAAGCGTATTATTTCACCTGCTCCAACGAGGACTACAA TCTCTATACTTACGACATGAGACATCTGAAATGTCCTGTGACTGTGCACATGGATCACGTTTCTGCCGTTCTGGATGTGGATTATTCGCCCACAGGAAGAGAGTTTGTATCCGCCAGCTTCGACAAAACCATTCGCATCTTTCCGAAGGACAAAGGTCACAGCAG GGAGGTGTACCACACCAAACGCATGCAGCACGTCATCTGCGTGAGATGGTCGGCCGACAACAAATACGTCCTGAGCGGCTCGGATGAAATGAACATCCGGCTGTGGAAAGCCAACGCATCGGAGAAGCTCGGAGTG TTGTCTTCCCGGGAAAAAATTGCCGCAAACTACAACAAGAAGTTGATAGAGAAATTTCAGCACCATCCGCAGGTGAAGCGCATCGCCCGTCATCGCCACCTGCCCAGAGACGTCCTGAAGCAGAAGAAACAACAGAGGGAGATGAAAGAAGCCAAACGCAGGAA ggAACAAAATGTGCGCAAACACAGCAAGCCTGGATCTGTTCCCTTGGTGCCAGAAAAGGAGAAACATGTGGTGGCTGTATTGGAATAA